In Geoalkalibacter sp., a genomic segment contains:
- a CDS encoding glycosyltransferase family 2 protein, giving the protein MRRPAVSILLAVRNEQRHLPAALASLQAQTLRNWELIAVNDGSRDRTGAILRQAARNDPRIRVFDRPGRGLVAALNFGLRHCRAPLIARMDGDDRCHPWRLELQARFLRLHPRIGLVATAVRHFPAWRIKEGLRAYQEWQNALRRPEEIRRDLYVESPFAHPSVMLRRDILLRAGGYQERPWAEDYDLWLRLARAGVRFARLPQVLLDWRDRPQRLTRTAPTCTAAAFRACKIHHLQQDFLHQVGEVSLWGAGLEGKAWRKALAEAGIAVTRWLDVDPRKIGQRIHGAPVHSIDTLQPDGPPVLVTIGARGARPQVRAWARQRNLREGQDFLIVT; this is encoded by the coding sequence ATGAGACGACCCGCAGTCTCCATCCTGCTCGCGGTGCGCAACGAGCAGCGCCACCTGCCGGCGGCTCTGGCCTCCCTGCAGGCCCAGACCCTGCGCAACTGGGAGCTGATCGCGGTCAACGACGGCTCGCGCGACCGCACCGGCGCCATTTTGCGCCAAGCCGCCCGCAACGACCCACGCATCCGGGTTTTCGACCGACCTGGGCGAGGCCTGGTCGCCGCCCTCAATTTTGGCCTGAGACACTGTCGCGCTCCGCTGATTGCCCGCATGGACGGCGATGATCGCTGCCACCCTTGGCGCCTGGAACTGCAGGCGCGCTTCCTGCGCCTCCATCCCCGGATCGGTCTGGTCGCCACCGCGGTGAGGCATTTTCCCGCCTGGCGCATCAAGGAAGGCCTGCGCGCCTACCAGGAGTGGCAAAACGCCCTGCGCCGGCCCGAGGAGATCCGGCGGGATCTCTACGTCGAATCGCCCTTCGCCCACCCCAGCGTGATGCTGCGCCGCGATATTTTGCTGCGGGCGGGAGGCTACCAGGAGCGCCCCTGGGCCGAGGATTACGATCTGTGGCTGCGCCTGGCCCGCGCCGGGGTGCGCTTTGCGCGGCTACCGCAGGTCCTGCTTGATTGGCGCGACCGCCCGCAACGCCTGACCCGAACCGCGCCCACCTGCACGGCCGCGGCCTTTCGCGCCTGCAAGATCCATCACCTCCAGCAGGATTTTCTGCACCAGGTCGGCGAGGTCAGCCTGTGGGGCGCGGGCCTGGAAGGCAAGGCCTGGCGCAAGGCCCTCGCCGAGGCGGGCATCGCCGTCACGCGCTGGCTGGACGTCGATCCGCGAAAAATCGGCCAGCGCATTCACGGCGCGCCCGTGCACTCCATCGACACACTGCAACCGGATGGCCCGCCGGTTCTCGTCACCATCGGCGCCCGCGGCGCCCGGCCCCAGGTGCGTGCCTGGGCACGCCAAAGGAATCTGCGCGAGGGCCAAGATTTTCTGATCGTCACCTGA
- a CDS encoding 50S ribosomal protein L11 methyltransferase, with product MMSENPQSHSPDQHLSSYPSFTIGERFRILAPEDQAPRDERINLILAKGAFGSGEHETSASCLEILEELPQVRNARVLDLGSGTGILALAALKLGAASAVCIDINPAAVRTCERNCALNGLSGRVRNITGSLESLGEGDFDLVLANIYGDLLIDFAPGLVERTRTGGLLLLSGILWAYNYDVRSGYERLGCKVLKNHMLEEFSTVLLQKG from the coding sequence ATGATGAGTGAAAATCCCCAATCACACAGCCCCGATCAGCATCTCTCCAGCTACCCTTCCTTCACCATCGGCGAGCGTTTTCGCATTCTGGCTCCCGAGGATCAGGCGCCGCGCGACGAGCGCATCAATCTGATCCTCGCCAAGGGGGCCTTTGGTTCGGGGGAGCACGAAACCAGCGCCAGCTGCCTGGAAATACTCGAAGAGCTGCCGCAGGTCCGCAACGCCCGGGTTCTCGACCTGGGCAGCGGCACCGGCATCCTCGCCCTTGCGGCGCTCAAGCTCGGGGCGGCAAGCGCGGTGTGCATCGACATCAATCCCGCCGCCGTGCGTACCTGTGAGCGCAATTGCGCCCTCAACGGGCTGAGCGGGCGCGTGCGCAACATCACCGGCAGCCTTGAGAGTCTTGGCGAAGGTGATTTCGACCTGGTGCTCGCCAACATCTACGGCGATCTGCTCATCGATTTTGCCCCCGGGCTGGTCGAGCGTACCCGGACGGGCGGATTGCTGCTGCTTTCGGGCATCCTTTGGGCCTACAACTACGATGTGCGCAGCGGCTACGAGCGGCTGGGCTGCAAGGTTCTTAAGAACCACATGCTGGAGGAATTCAGCACCGTCCTGCTGCAAAAAGGCTGA